One part of the Mariniflexile litorale genome encodes these proteins:
- a CDS encoding LamG-like jellyroll fold domain-containing protein: MKRLILQTYLLFLCITFVSNSQNKQGDLNNTQNLEWLISSMINEKFDDIQVSGKPKIVSSPYGDAVYFNGVEDAFFLERLPIESMEEFTIEMIFNPSIDGDFEQRVVHLGEVSGDRMLLEIRAIDGNWYFDGFAASGENKLALIDEKLIHPLGKWYHVAFVVAKDSLSTYVNGKLELTEPFSFRPIETGQSSVGVRLNKRSWFKGNIYKIKISSKKLRPYDFMTFKL, translated from the coding sequence GTGAAGAGATTAATCTTACAAACTTATTTGCTTTTTTTGTGTATTACTTTTGTTTCTAATAGTCAAAACAAACAAGGAGATTTGAACAATACTCAAAACTTGGAATGGTTAATTTCAAGTATGATAAATGAGAAATTTGACGACATACAAGTAAGTGGAAAACCCAAAATAGTAAGTTCTCCTTATGGTGATGCTGTATATTTTAACGGTGTAGAGGATGCTTTTTTTTTAGAAAGATTACCTATAGAATCAATGGAAGAGTTTACCATTGAAATGATTTTTAACCCTTCAATAGATGGTGATTTTGAACAACGTGTAGTTCACTTGGGAGAAGTGTCTGGGGATAGAATGTTACTCGAAATAAGAGCTATAGATGGTAATTGGTATTTTGATGGCTTTGCTGCCTCTGGTGAGAATAAGTTAGCTCTAATTGATGAAAAACTAATTCATCCATTAGGCAAATGGTACCATGTGGCTTTTGTAGTGGCCAAGGACAGTCTTAGCACTTATGTTAATGGAAAGCTTGAATTAACAGAACCTTTTTCTTTTAGACCTATAGAAACAGGACAAAGTTCTGTTGGGGTTCGATTGAATAAGCGTTCTTGGTTTAAAGGGAATATTTATAAAATAAAAATATCTTCGAAAAAGCTCAGACCATATGATTTTATGACATTTAAGTTATAA
- a CDS encoding pectate lyase: MRQTNYILLVFSFFILGSKLEAQQNISEERVLGTMLKATEFMVENVSTNGGYVWYYMPDFSRQWGEMEAYKTMIWLQHPGTISMGHVFLDAFRVTQNEYYYKAAEKAARAIIWGQSPEGGWNYMIDFAGDRSLKQWYNTIGKNGWRLEEFQHYYGNSTFDDDVTTDAARFLLRMYLEKMDPTYKPALDKAIDFILKSQYINGGWPQRYPLKYDFNKQGFPDYSSFYTFNDDVIWENINFLMQCYLVLGQERFLDPISRGMKFYKISQASCGAWGQQVNMKMEATSARTYEPAAFLPGATCENALLLIKFYRLTGDKQFLEGIPKAIKWLEEVKLPIDKIEGHRTHPTFVDIKTNKPIYVHRKGSNAKYGRYYVDEDDKNLLSHYYGKGFVNLQELKDEYEKILKLSVEEVTQDSPLKPQQFQHKVTPQSFYDLNRHIFNFKIDESKIVEVVEQLDSQNRWLSDRAFISNPYIGDGVNTETTHAYATTRVGDETDTSPYPDTTNQEYISTGTYIRNMKLLINYIQSYNNK, from the coding sequence ATGAGACAAACTAACTACATATTACTTGTTTTTTCGTTCTTTATTTTAGGGTCAAAATTGGAGGCTCAACAAAATATTTCAGAAGAACGAGTTCTTGGAACCATGCTAAAAGCTACCGAGTTTATGGTAGAAAATGTGAGTACCAATGGCGGGTATGTTTGGTATTACATGCCCGATTTTTCACGACAATGGGGAGAAATGGAGGCTTATAAAACCATGATTTGGCTTCAACATCCAGGAACCATTAGCATGGGACATGTCTTTTTAGATGCTTTTAGAGTAACTCAAAATGAATACTATTATAAAGCTGCCGAAAAAGCAGCAAGAGCCATTATTTGGGGGCAAAGTCCAGAAGGTGGTTGGAATTATATGATTGATTTTGCAGGAGATCGTTCGCTTAAACAATGGTATAATACCATAGGAAAAAATGGCTGGCGCTTAGAAGAATTTCAACATTATTATGGGAACTCCACCTTTGATGATGATGTAACCACCGATGCTGCTCGGTTTCTTTTAAGGATGTATTTGGAGAAAATGGATCCCACTTATAAACCAGCGTTAGATAAAGCTATAGACTTTATTTTAAAAAGTCAATATATTAACGGAGGGTGGCCGCAGCGCTATCCGTTAAAATATGATTTTAATAAACAAGGGTTTCCAGACTACTCCTCGTTTTATACCTTTAATGATGATGTTATATGGGAAAATATCAATTTTCTGATGCAGTGCTATTTGGTATTAGGGCAAGAGCGCTTTCTGGATCCTATTTCTCGAGGGATGAAGTTTTATAAAATATCACAAGCAAGTTGTGGAGCTTGGGGGCAACAAGTAAATATGAAAATGGAAGCTACAAGTGCCAGAACTTATGAGCCAGCGGCATTTTTACCAGGGGCAACTTGTGAAAACGCACTACTTTTAATAAAGTTTTATCGATTAACTGGAGATAAGCAATTTCTTGAAGGTATACCAAAAGCCATTAAATGGTTAGAAGAAGTAAAACTTCCAATAGATAAAATAGAAGGCCATCGTACCCACCCAACCTTTGTAGATATTAAAACAAATAAACCAATTTATGTGCATCGTAAAGGTTCTAATGCGAAATATGGAAGGTATTATGTAGATGAAGATGATAAAAATTTGCTTTCTCACTACTACGGAAAAGGGTTTGTTAATCTTCAAGAATTGAAAGATGAATATGAAAAAATTTTAAAGCTTTCAGTTGAAGAAGTAACCCAAGATTCTCCTTTAAAGCCGCAACAATTTCAGCATAAAGTAACCCCTCAAAGTTTTTACGATTTAAATAGACATATATTCAATTTTAAAATTGATGAATCTAAAATTGTTGAGGTGGTTGAACAACTTGATAGTCAAAATCGCTGGCTTTCAGACCGGGCTTTTATAAGTAATCCTTATATTGGTGATGGTGTAAATACCGAAACAACCCATGCGTATGCAACGACACGAGTTGGTGATGAAACAGATACTTCACCTTATCCAGACACTACAAATCAAGAATATATTTCAACAGGAACTTATATTAGAAATATGAAGTTGTTGATTAATTATATTCAATCTTATAATAATAAATAA
- a CDS encoding glycosyl hydrolase family 28 protein, translating to MKNISLHIFCIITMLQFSCAQKNDNDFFPDGTKIPDWFRDVTKVDYKKLGKSYVITDFGVINDSTILQTTAIQKTIDKATSNGGGVIIIPKGTFLSGALFFKPNTHLYVSEGAVLKGSDAIENYPIMPSRMEGQNLDYFPALVNAYGVDGFTISGTGTIDGNGLKYWEAFWQRRAENPKCTNLEVSRPRLVFVWNSNNVQVQDVKLKNSGFWSSHYYQCNNVKVLDVHITSPHKPVKAPSTDAIDIDVCNNVLIKGCYMAVNDDAIALKGGKGPWADADDNNGGNSNIIIEDCNFGFCHSALTCGSESIHNKNIIMRNCTVQDAKRLLWLKMRPDTPQKYEYITVENIKGHANSMIYIKPWTQFFDLKGKEEVPLSYSDHITLKNIELECNVFFDMKITEHDRLSNFAFENLKIKAKNSDYDKSIIDGVTFSNVEVNNKIIK from the coding sequence ATGAAAAACATCTCTTTACACATCTTTTGCATCATAACAATGCTTCAGTTTTCTTGCGCTCAAAAAAACGATAATGATTTTTTTCCAGACGGCACCAAAATACCAGACTGGTTTAGAGATGTAACCAAAGTAGATTATAAAAAATTAGGGAAATCGTATGTAATTACAGATTTTGGTGTAATTAATGATAGTACAATTTTACAAACCACTGCCATTCAAAAAACTATTGATAAAGCTACTAGCAATGGTGGTGGCGTAATCATAATTCCTAAAGGAACCTTTTTAAGTGGTGCTTTGTTTTTTAAACCAAATACACATTTATATGTATCTGAAGGAGCCGTTTTAAAAGGATCGGACGCTATTGAAAATTACCCCATAATGCCTTCTCGAATGGAAGGGCAAAACCTCGATTATTTTCCCGCTTTAGTAAATGCTTATGGAGTAGATGGCTTTACTATTTCAGGAACAGGAACTATTGATGGTAATGGGCTTAAATACTGGGAAGCCTTTTGGCAACGAAGAGCAGAAAATCCAAAGTGTACAAATTTAGAAGTTTCCAGACCCCGTTTAGTTTTTGTTTGGAATTCTAACAATGTGCAAGTTCAAGATGTGAAACTTAAAAACTCAGGATTTTGGAGTAGCCATTATTACCAATGTAATAATGTTAAAGTACTTGATGTACATATTACCTCACCCCACAAACCTGTAAAAGCACCAAGTACTGACGCTATCGATATCGATGTTTGTAATAATGTGCTAATTAAAGGGTGCTATATGGCAGTTAACGATGATGCCATCGCCTTAAAAGGAGGTAAAGGTCCATGGGCAGATGCTGATGATAATAATGGAGGAAATAGCAATATTATTATTGAAGATTGTAACTTTGGTTTTTGTCATTCGGCACTTACTTGTGGCAGTGAATCTATTCATAATAAAAATATTATTATGAGAAATTGTACCGTACAAGATGCTAAAAGATTGTTGTGGCTTAAAATGAGACCAGATACACCTCAAAAATATGAGTATATTACTGTTGAAAACATAAAAGGACATGCAAATAGCATGATATATATAAAACCTTGGACACAATTCTTCGATTTAAAAGGAAAGGAAGAAGTGCCTTTATCTTATTCAGATCATATTACATTAAAAAACATTGAGTTAGAATGTAATGTGTTTTTTGACATGAAAATAACGGAACATGACCGTTTATCAAACTTTGCTTTTGAAAATTTAAAAATAAAAGCGAAAAACAGTGATTATGATAAAAGTATTATAGATGGTGTTACTTTTTCTAATGTAGAAGTTAATAACAAAATTATCAAATAA
- a CDS encoding family 43 glycosylhydrolase produces the protein MKKLKSTSVLIIIFLIPLVLLNCKNKTKDQTNTEKETQEVTYSNPILGGDYADPSIVRVGADYYMTHSSFNYYPGLLIWHSTDLIHWERISYAITKNIGSVWAPDIVYVNDKYYIYFPAGGTNWVVYADSPKGPWSEPVDLKLNGYIDPGHLLDDKGNRYLYLSKGYIVKLTADGLAIAEAPVSNYEGWQFPKEWITECFCLESPKSTVKDGYYYMTTAEGGTAGPATAHMAVSARSKSPYGPFENSPYNPIVHTENRSERWWNQGHGTLVDDVNGDWWIVYHGYEKHFQTLGRQTLMLPIEWTEDGWFKVPDGVNAADQIVAPNLKPSSTSYELSDNFDNETLNFQWQFYKDYNTDRIDFKDGAMVFKAKGKSFEDSFPLAVNSSDKKYEVQIEYTVDKGVEAGLCLYYNEVANMHISVTKDKFTVYNRQRKKISEANTFGNHGFLRILNDENEVSFYYSANGKDWKRLERSIEASGFNHNSFGEFLNLRAGVFAFGEGKVVFDNFIYKALK, from the coding sequence ATGAAAAAACTAAAATCTACAAGCGTTTTAATAATTATATTTCTAATCCCCCTTGTTTTATTAAATTGTAAAAACAAAACAAAAGATCAGACAAATACGGAAAAAGAAACTCAAGAAGTCACATATTCAAATCCTATACTAGGTGGTGATTATGCGGATCCTTCTATTGTTCGTGTTGGTGCAGATTACTATATGACACATTCGTCTTTTAATTATTATCCAGGGCTTTTAATTTGGCATTCAACAGATTTGATTCATTGGGAGCGCATTTCATATGCTATAACCAAAAACATAGGATCTGTTTGGGCTCCAGATATCGTTTACGTTAATGATAAATATTATATTTATTTCCCTGCGGGAGGAACGAATTGGGTGGTTTATGCCGACTCTCCAAAAGGACCATGGAGTGAACCCGTAGATTTGAAATTGAATGGTTATATAGATCCAGGTCATTTGTTAGACGATAAAGGCAATCGTTATTTGTACCTCTCTAAGGGTTACATTGTAAAGTTAACGGCCGATGGACTGGCGATAGCCGAAGCGCCTGTTTCTAATTATGAAGGATGGCAATTCCCCAAAGAATGGATTACCGAGTGTTTTTGTTTAGAATCACCAAAATCAACTGTAAAAGATGGTTATTACTATATGACAACAGCAGAAGGAGGAACTGCTGGACCAGCGACTGCCCACATGGCTGTTTCTGCACGGTCAAAATCGCCTTATGGTCCATTTGAGAATTCACCTTATAACCCAATAGTGCATACAGAGAATAGAAGTGAACGTTGGTGGAATCAAGGACATGGAACTTTAGTGGATGACGTAAATGGAGATTGGTGGATTGTATATCATGGCTATGAAAAACACTTTCAAACACTTGGCAGGCAAACACTCATGCTGCCTATTGAATGGACAGAAGATGGTTGGTTTAAAGTGCCTGATGGAGTCAATGCTGCAGACCAAATTGTTGCTCCTAATCTAAAACCGTCAAGTACATCATATGAGCTTAGCGATAATTTTGATAATGAAACATTAAATTTTCAATGGCAATTTTATAAAGATTATAATACCGATAGAATTGATTTTAAGGATGGTGCTATGGTTTTTAAAGCAAAAGGCAAATCGTTTGAAGATAGTTTCCCTTTGGCTGTTAATAGTTCAGATAAAAAATATGAGGTTCAAATAGAGTATACAGTTGATAAGGGTGTTGAAGCGGGACTTTGCTTGTATTATAATGAAGTTGCAAACATGCATATTTCTGTAACGAAAGATAAGTTTACGGTTTACAATCGTCAAAGAAAAAAAATAAGTGAAGCCAATACTTTTGGAAATCACGGATTTTTACGCATTTTAAATGATGAAAATGAAGTGAGCTTTTATTACAGTGCTAATGGTAAAGATTGGAAACGATTAGAACGAAGTATAGAAGCTAGTGGATTTAATCATAATTCATTTGGTGAGTTTTTAAATCTTCGTGCGGGGGTATTTGCATTTGGAGAAGGTAAAGTGGTATTTGATAATTTTATTTATAAAGCTCTTAAATAG
- a CDS encoding trehalase family glycosidase: protein MKKNITILMILFLSSLTFSQGKDSISHYASIIKSNVYKDYKKMYRPSSGALVYPFLTPGSNQYDNVLWDWDSWLSNIALRQILTDVGSDKDKKEAVKYEQGCVLNFLHYGEWDGYLPIVIWEDSKPRDIMPENIYDVNMHKPVLAQHAAFLTQTNGGDANWLREKFYHLQAFVNNYKSHHRNKTTGLYYWQNDVAIGVDNDPATFFRPAKSSGSIYLNCLMYKELNAMVYLANQLNQSEIGKEFAEDAKNLKAAIQKHCWDERDGFFYSVDLNLTPAKNRLDNTLGKDFMIHSGYPRDYDCLIQRIEVWSGFLALWSGIATPEQAERIVKEHYSNPKTFNSQSGVRTLSKMEKMYSMRASANPSNWRGPIWGISNYMVFKGLKDYGFTAEAKELASRTIWLFGKDFEKNGALHEYYEPETGEPLLNKGFQNWNYLVLNMIAWMEGKPVIEEF, encoded by the coding sequence ATGAAAAAAAACATTACAATTTTAATGATACTATTTTTGAGTTCTCTGACTTTTAGTCAAGGAAAAGATTCCATTTCGCATTACGCATCCATTATTAAATCGAATGTTTATAAAGATTATAAAAAGATGTACCGCCCGAGTAGTGGCGCTTTAGTATATCCGTTTTTAACGCCAGGAAGTAATCAATACGATAATGTATTATGGGACTGGGATTCTTGGTTAAGCAATATTGCACTTCGTCAAATTTTAACGGATGTAGGTTCTGATAAGGATAAAAAAGAAGCTGTTAAATACGAACAAGGTTGTGTGCTTAATTTTCTGCATTATGGTGAGTGGGATGGTTACTTGCCAATTGTAATATGGGAAGATTCGAAACCCCGAGACATCATGCCCGAAAATATTTATGATGTAAACATGCATAAACCAGTTTTGGCACAACATGCAGCATTTTTAACACAAACGAATGGAGGCGATGCAAATTGGCTTCGCGAGAAATTTTATCATCTACAGGCATTTGTAAACAATTATAAATCACATCATCGTAACAAAACAACAGGTTTGTATTATTGGCAAAATGATGTAGCAATTGGAGTTGATAATGACCCTGCTACATTTTTTAGACCAGCAAAAAGTTCAGGTTCTATATACTTAAATTGTTTAATGTATAAGGAATTAAATGCGATGGTTTACTTAGCAAATCAATTAAATCAATCTGAAATAGGAAAAGAATTTGCTGAGGATGCTAAAAACTTAAAAGCAGCCATTCAAAAACATTGTTGGGATGAACGCGATGGGTTTTTCTATAGTGTCGATTTAAATTTAACACCTGCTAAAAACAGACTTGATAATACATTAGGAAAAGATTTTATGATTCACAGCGGTTATCCGCGTGATTATGATTGTTTAATTCAACGTATCGAAGTATGGTCTGGGTTTTTAGCATTATGGTCTGGAATTGCAACGCCTGAACAAGCTGAACGTATTGTAAAAGAGCATTATTCTAATCCTAAAACGTTTAATTCTCAATCAGGGGTTAGAACACTTTCTAAAATGGAAAAAATGTATAGTATGCGTGCAAGTGCAAACCCATCAAACTGGAGAGGCCCTATTTGGGGGATTTCAAATTACATGGTTTTTAAAGGTTTAAAGGATTATGGGTTTACTGCAGAAGCTAAAGAGTTGGCATCTAGAACTATTTGGCTTTTTGGAAAAGATTTTGAAAAAAATGGCGCTTTACACGAATATTACGAACCAGAAACTGGCGAACCTCTTTTAAATAAAGGCTTTCAAAATTGGAATTATTTAGTTTTGAATATGATAGCTTGGATGGAAGGGAAACCAGTGATTGAAGAATTTTAA
- a CDS encoding cupin domain-containing protein, which yields MKSLMKPIIVSFLFILFAENILAQSNVHLKPVKDGVYRWDSLPVNKGEDKESRNIFEGVSPHFEYFEMHATTQLPGAKPNKPNANDDIEECIIVKEGLMKVTNEGKSEIVGPGSVVLFMPKEIHSIENVGNTNLTYYIMSYKSKKQMNIERGQTSGGSVVYNADNLEFKPSTKGGGIAYFDRSTAMCERFEMHITQLDKKGPSHNPHTHIETEIILLISGNAEMSIDGKVYKGTAGDLFFANSQLLHGISNADDSPCKYFAFKWN from the coding sequence ATGAAATCACTAATGAAACCAATTATTGTATCCTTTCTATTTATTCTTTTTGCTGAAAACATATTGGCACAAAGTAATGTTCATTTAAAACCTGTTAAAGACGGAGTTTATAGATGGGATTCGCTCCCTGTAAATAAAGGAGAGGACAAAGAATCAAGAAATATCTTTGAAGGAGTATCTCCACATTTTGAATATTTCGAAATGCATGCGACTACTCAGTTACCGGGAGCTAAACCCAACAAGCCAAATGCAAATGATGATATAGAAGAATGCATCATTGTTAAAGAAGGGCTTATGAAAGTAACCAATGAAGGGAAAAGTGAAATTGTTGGACCAGGAAGTGTTGTTTTATTTATGCCGAAGGAAATACATTCAATTGAAAATGTAGGCAACACAAACTTGACGTATTACATTATGAGCTATAAGTCTAAAAAACAGATGAATATTGAACGCGGACAAACCAGTGGTGGTTCTGTAGTGTATAACGCTGATAATTTAGAATTTAAACCAAGTACAAAAGGTGGAGGTATTGCTTATTTTGATAGATCTACAGCTATGTGTGAACGTTTTGAAATGCACATTACCCAATTAGATAAAAAAGGACCAAGCCATAACCCACATACTCATATTGAAACCGAAATAATTTTACTTATTTCTGGTAATGCTGAAATGTCCATTGATGGTAAAGTTTATAAAGGAACCGCAGGCGATTTGTTTTTTGCAAACTCACAGTTATTACATGGGATAAGCAATGCTGATGATTCCCCCTGTAAATATTTTGCATTTAAATGGAATTAA
- a CDS encoding pectinesterase family protein, with translation MKLRKLFFIVTLISVGINLYAQKPKDEYNMVVAKDGSGDFTTIQEAMYAAKSFPYQRVIVNIKNGVYNEKVHVYSWNTKVSLIGESKENTIITFDDYFDRINLGRNSTFHTSTVLVEGDDFIAKNLTIKNTAGAVGQAVALSVNANRCYFENCSFLGNQDTIYTAGEGFKQYFKNCYIEGTTDFIFGEATVLFESCTIHNKSNSYITAASTPKNQKFGYVFKNCKLTAEENVTEVYLGRPWRLYAKTVFINCEMGKHIKPEGWHNWSKKEAEVSTFYAEYHSTGKGSQSEKREKWSHQLKKSQAKKYTIENIMDYKLENSKLPWYSNSSH, from the coding sequence ATGAAACTTAGAAAGCTTTTTTTTATAGTCACACTTATTTCTGTTGGTATTAATTTATATGCTCAAAAACCCAAAGACGAGTATAACATGGTTGTTGCTAAAGACGGGAGTGGCGATTTTACAACCATTCAAGAAGCCATGTATGCTGCTAAATCTTTTCCTTATCAACGGGTAATTGTCAATATAAAAAATGGCGTTTATAATGAAAAAGTACATGTATATTCATGGAACACGAAAGTTTCATTAATTGGAGAAAGCAAAGAAAATACCATTATCACTTTCGATGATTATTTTGATAGAATAAATTTAGGAAGAAATAGTACGTTTCACACATCAACCGTTTTGGTTGAAGGAGACGATTTTATAGCAAAAAACCTGACCATAAAAAACACGGCAGGTGCTGTTGGGCAAGCGGTAGCACTATCAGTTAACGCTAATAGATGTTATTTTGAAAACTGTTCTTTTTTAGGAAATCAAGACACCATTTACACTGCTGGTGAAGGGTTCAAACAATACTTCAAAAATTGTTATATAGAAGGTACTACAGACTTTATTTTTGGTGAAGCCACCGTACTTTTTGAGTCGTGTACTATTCACAATAAATCAAACTCATATATTACAGCCGCCTCCACTCCTAAAAATCAAAAGTTTGGTTATGTGTTTAAAAACTGTAAGTTAACTGCTGAAGAAAACGTAACCGAGGTGTATTTAGGTAGACCATGGCGACTCTATGCAAAAACGGTATTCATTAATTGTGAAATGGGTAAACATATAAAACCAGAAGGGTGGCATAATTGGTCTAAAAAAGAAGCTGAAGTATCAACGTTTTATGCTGAATATCATAGCACAGGTAAAGGTTCTCAATCAGAAAAAAGAGAGAAGTGGTCGCACCAATTAAAAAAATCTCAAGCTAAAAAATATACCATAGAAAATATAATGGATTACAAATTAGAAAATTCAAAATTACCTTGGTATTCGAATTCTTCGCATTAG
- a CDS encoding rhamnogalacturonan acetylesterase, with protein sequence MKFKLLILLFIATSCMAQQTTIYMIGDSTMSNKKDPETNPEHGWGQVLPQYFKENTVIDNRAVNGRSSRSFIGEGRWDSILKTIKKGDFVFIQFGHNDQKFKSPDRYTNPHVTYRHNLIRFVEEARAKGATPVLFSSIVRRNFNEHGTLIDTHGEYPLETRLVALEYDVPFIDLQYFTEHLEESYGVEGSKKLHLHFEPGENPYYKDAKHDDTHLSNLGAHEVAKLAIAELKKKVPTLSGLIKN encoded by the coding sequence ATGAAATTTAAACTATTAATTCTACTATTTATAGCCACTAGTTGTATGGCACAACAAACAACAATTTATATGATTGGCGATTCTACCATGTCAAATAAAAAGGATCCAGAAACAAATCCAGAACACGGTTGGGGTCAAGTGTTACCACAATATTTTAAAGAAAATACTGTAATAGATAATCGCGCTGTAAATGGAAGAAGTAGCAGAAGTTTTATTGGTGAAGGGCGTTGGGATTCGATACTTAAGACCATAAAAAAAGGTGATTTTGTTTTTATTCAATTTGGACACAATGATCAAAAATTCAAATCTCCAGATCGTTATACCAATCCGCATGTAACTTATAGACATAATCTAATCCGATTTGTGGAAGAAGCCAGAGCAAAAGGCGCAACACCTGTATTGTTTTCATCCATTGTAAGGCGTAATTTTAATGAACATGGAACATTAATCGACACCCATGGTGAGTATCCATTAGAAACTCGTTTAGTGGCTTTAGAGTATGACGTGCCTTTTATAGACTTACAATATTTTACTGAACATCTAGAAGAGTCGTATGGAGTAGAAGGTTCTAAAAAGTTACATCTTCATTTTGAACCAGGTGAAAATCCATATTACAAAGACGCTAAGCATGATGATACCCATTTGTCAAATTTAGGAGCTCATGAAGTCGCTAAATTAGCCATAGCTGAGTTGAAAAAGAAAGTACCAACATTATCAGGTTTAATAAAAAATTAA
- a CDS encoding glycoside hydrolase family 28 protein, translating to MKKLILIILVFIHQIEAQNTFNKDSIIASIESRISLPNIPKYVVHVTQFGAKGDGVKDCKKAFDKAMDACAKKNGGTIVVPKGTYKINGPIHFKSYVNLHLEVGATLVFGDNPIDYPNVSTSWEGTAVYNHSPMIYGINVQDVAITGKGTIDGQGHKNWATWKPLEKKGQLLSREMNHQQVPVKNRVFGEGYYLRPQLIQFVNSKNILIEDVKVEDAPFWCVHLLKSKSITLRGIRYDAHNKNNDGLDIEQSSDVLIENIAFNTADDNIAIKAGRDDDGRNSNLPSENIVVRNCKFKGLHALVIGSEMSAGVKNVYVFDSEASGYLKRGIYVKTNSDRGGYVKNIHIENIAFGDVEDAIYMTSNYHGEGSGKYPSKISDISIRNVSFNAVSNTAIVIEGYPGFQVENVIIDHVNITSAKNGLTLTNTKNVQFNEVVIGEKQSIPTAVH from the coding sequence ATGAAGAAATTAATTTTAATAATATTAGTATTCATCCATCAAATTGAAGCGCAGAACACATTCAATAAAGATTCCATTATAGCAAGTATTGAAAGTAGAATCTCATTACCAAATATTCCAAAGTATGTGGTTCATGTTACTCAATTTGGTGCAAAAGGGGATGGCGTAAAAGATTGTAAAAAAGCATTCGATAAAGCAATGGATGCCTGTGCTAAAAAAAATGGAGGAACTATTGTTGTCCCTAAAGGCACCTATAAAATAAATGGCCCCATTCATTTTAAAAGCTATGTAAATCTTCATTTAGAAGTAGGCGCAACGTTGGTTTTTGGAGATAATCCAATAGATTACCCAAATGTATCAACGAGTTGGGAAGGCACAGCGGTTTATAATCATAGCCCGATGATTTATGGTATCAACGTTCAAGATGTTGCAATTACAGGAAAAGGAACTATAGATGGCCAAGGTCATAAAAATTGGGCTACTTGGAAACCTTTAGAGAAAAAAGGACAGCTTTTAAGTCGTGAAATGAACCACCAGCAAGTACCCGTTAAAAATCGTGTTTTTGGTGAAGGTTATTATTTAAGACCACAACTGATTCAGTTTGTAAACTCAAAAAATATTTTAATAGAAGATGTGAAGGTGGAGGATGCTCCATTTTGGTGTGTTCACTTATTAAAGAGCAAAAGCATTACACTTCGTGGTATTCGTTATGATGCACATAATAAAAACAACGACGGATTGGATATTGAACAGTCTAGCGATGTGCTAATTGAAAACATAGCGTTTAATACTGCCGATGATAATATAGCCATTAAAGCAGGACGAGATGATGATGGTCGAAATTCTAATTTACCATCAGAGAATATTGTTGTTAGAAATTGCAAATTTAAAGGACTTCATGCCTTAGTTATTGGTAGCGAAATGTCTGCTGGCGTAAAAAATGTTTATGTTTTTGATAGCGAAGCAAGCGGCTATTTAAAACGCGGTATTTATGTAAAAACAAATTCGGATAGAGGTGGATATGTTAAAAATATTCATATTGAAAATATAGCCTTTGGCGATGTGGAAGATGCTATTTATATGACTTCTAATTACCATGGAGAGGGTAGTGGAAAGTATCCTTCAAAAATTTCAGATATCAGTATTAGAAACGTTAGTTTTAATGCTGTTTCTAATACAGCAATTGTTATAGAAGGCTATCCTGGTTTTCAAGTAGAAAACGTCATTATAGATCATGTAAATATTACTTCAGCAAAAAATGGATTGACACTAACGAATACAAAAAATGTTCAGTTTAACGAAGTGGTTATTGGAGAAAAACAAAGCATTCCAACTGCTGTGCATTAG